A genomic region of Miscanthus floridulus cultivar M001 chromosome 3, ASM1932011v1, whole genome shotgun sequence contains the following coding sequences:
- the LOC136546654 gene encoding uncharacterized protein, producing MAASNSSSSAGKSNGTNNNPLEAMGAFFSKQVDRRKLVTTEKQALATRLSSSGDTFPGSEHRPADRKRWMAELGANRLRVHQVVWPGTHDSATNKIGVPFVTRPFAQCQSMSVYEQLATGTRVIDVRVQEERRVCHGILATYPVDVVLDDVARFLGETESEVIILEIRTEFGHEDPPEFDKFLVEKLGEHLIPQDEAVFHKTVAELLPRRVICVWKPRKSAAPRPGDPLWSAGYLRDNWIDTDLPETKFESNLKFLAQQPAVPERRFFYRVENTVTPKADNPVLCVWPVTKRIHGYARLFIAEVFAKGLGDKLQVFSTDFIDGDFVDACAGVTKARVEGTA from the coding sequence ATGGCTGCCTCCAATAGCAGCAGCAGCGCTGGCAAGAGCAACGGCACCAACAACAACCCGCTGGAAGCCATGGGGGCCTTCTTCTCGAAGCAGGTGGACCGGCGGAAGCTGGTGACCACGGAGAAGCAGGCGCTGGCCACGCGTCTCTCCTCCTCCGGCGACACGTTCCCCGGGTCGGAGCACCGGCCGGCGGACCGGAAGCGGTGGATGGCGGAGCTGGGCGCCAACAGGCTGCGCGTGCACCAGGTGGTGTGGCCCGGCACGCACGACTCGGCCACCAACAAGATCGGCGTGCCGTTCGTGACCCGCCCCTTCGCGCAGTGCCAGTCCATGTCCGTGTACGAGCAGCTGGCCACGGGCACGCGCGTCATCGACGTGCGCGTCCAGGAGGAGCGCCGCGTCTGCCACGGCATCCTGGCGACGTACCCCGTCGACGTGGTGCTGGACGACGTGGCCAGGTTCCTGGGCGAGACCGAGTCCGAGGTGATCATCCTGGAGATCCGCACCGAGTTCGGGCACGAGGACCCGCCGGAGTTCGACAAGTTCTTGGTCGAGAAGCTCGGCGAGCACCTGATCCCGCAGGACGAGGCGGTGTTCCACAAGACGGTCGCGGAGCTGCTCCCGCGGCGGGTGATCTGCGTGTGGAAGCCCCGCAAGTCGGCGGCGCCCAGGCCCGGGGACCCGCTGTGGAGCGCCGGGTACCTCAGGGACAACTGGATCGACACGGACCTGCCGGAGACCAAGTTCGAGAGCAACCTCAAGTTCCTGGCGCAGCAGCCGGCCGTGCCGGAGCGGAGGTTCTTCTACCGGGTGGAGAACACGGTGACGCCCAAGGCCGACAACCCGGTGCTGTGCGTGTGGCCCGTCACCAAGCGGATCCACGGCTACGCGCGCCTCTTCATCGCCGAGGTCTTCGCCAAGGGCCTCGGCGACAAGCTGCAGGTCTTCTCCACCGACTTCATCGACGGCGACTTCGTCGACGCCTGCGCCGGCGTCACCAAGGCGCGCGTCGAGGGCACCGCGTGA